The genomic window GATTATCTCCTCCTGCGGCAGGCCATCGAGGTGTCGCAGAAGCCCTCTATCGTCATCCGCGGGCCGTTCTACATCACGATCCTGCTGACGATCCTGTTCTACCGGAGGCTCCGGAAGCTGCTCAGGCGCCGCGTCGTGCTGTCGATCGTGCTCGTCCTGGGCGTGATCACGAGCGGCTTCGCGAGCTACCACTTCTCGGCCCTACGCGAGTACCTCAGCGGGAGCCGGGAGTATCAGTTCGCCAAGCGGGTCAAAAACGCCGCCCAGCGGGTGGTCGTGAAGATGACCACCCCCCGGCAGCCCGCGGTGTACGCGCTCAGCGACCAGGATCTCTACCGGCGGGCGGCCCCCTCCGTCGTGCTCGTCAGCTGCCCGGGCAAGGGGTACGGGACGGGGTTCTTCTACGGCAGCGGAGGCATCGTCGCGACCAACCACCACGTGCTGCGGGGGGTGGAGAGTGCCGAGATCGTCACGCAGAACGGCCAGCGCTACCCCGTGCACGGCATCGTGGCGGAGGACCCGGCCCACGACCTCATTCTGCTCGCGACGGGCATCCCGCCGGAGGAGGCGCCGGGCCTGCCCGTGAATCCGGCCGCCGCCGACCCCGGCGACCGGGTCATCGTCGTGAGCCGCCACAAGGTCTTCACCGACGCCGTCGCCGAGGGCACCGTGTCGCCCGTCCCGATCGCGCCCTGGATCGGGATCCGGCTCGCGTCGCCCCTGACCTACGGGGCGAGCGGCAGCCCCGTGCTGAACTCGCGGGGCGAGGTGGTCGCGGTCATCTGGGCGGGCGACCAGAAGGACAACCGGACGGGGTTCGCCGTGCCGGCGGCGAAACTCGCGGCGCTCTCCGTGCGTCATCCCTACCCGCTTGCGCAAATCAACGTCTCGGAGCCCCTGGACACGAACATCCTCGTCACGTCATCCGCGCCCAACGCCCCCGCGCAGAGGTGAGGGGGCGCGCCTTGCGCACGACCCCGGCCCGTTCCCCGCGAAGATCCCCGCGGGTGATCCGTGCCCGTGCCGTGGGAACGTCCCTCATCCCGGCCGGGCCCGGCGCTTCGGGGGGCATCGAGACGGCTGCCCGCGCGGGCCCCGCAGCCCGCTGCGGGGTTTTTCGCCTTCCGCGCGTCCACCGCGGTGCGGCGGGTGCGCGGTGAGCCCTTCATTTCTTCGCCGGGCTGTGATAGGGAAGAGATACCGATCCTGCGCTTTCCCGGTTTTCGCGACCATTCGTTTCCCGTGGGGGTGATTGGACATGGCCCGTCGAAAACAGCCCGCCGCCAAGATCGATCTCAAGGCGCTGGAGGCATCGGAGATCCGCGTGCGCCTCAAGGAGCTGGGCCCCGTGGCGGAGATCCGGCTCACCCGCTCCAACCTGCCCCTGTTCGAGGAGGACGAGTTCGAGCTCTCCCTCGCCTGGGGGGGCCAGCGGAAGAAATTCAAGGTCCCCGTCGGGGAGGGCAAACCGCTCTTCGGCGCGCTGCCCGACTCGGTGACGCCGATGGCCGACCGCAAGCCGCAGAAGGGCGGCGAGACACTCGTCCGCGAGCTCACGCTGGCCGGCGCCGCGGGGGAGGCGACCTTTCCCATGAGCCTGGGCTACGCCGTCCCCGAGGAGTGGAAGCCCCTCGTGAAGGTCTACAGCCGCATCATCGAGATGGCGAGAAACTACAGCGGCTGGCAGGTGTTCTGAAACGGGTTCCCCAACACCCGGAAACCCGCGACGCCGGCCCCCGCTGCCCGGCGGGAGGCGGCCGCGACGGGGGGATGGGCCCCTTCACCCTTGAATGGGTTGCCAGGCAGGTTTTTTTCCAGTAAGGTGATGCACCATCGGTGCAATGCCGCCTGGCGTCAAATACGTCCAACAAAAGGAGGAGACACCATGAGAAAACCCTTGCACCTCACGCTCCACAAGCTTCCGACATGGGCGGTCCTGCTGTGCGCCGCCGTGATCCTGACCGCTTTTTCCGGCCATGCGTTTGCCGTGACGCTGACGCTCGGCCACGGGGCATCGCCGGGGAATCCGCGCACCATTGCTGCGGAGGCGTTCGCGAAGATGGTTGCGGAACGCACGAAGGGCAGCGTCACCATCAAGATCGCGGGCGCCGAGCAGCTCGGGAGCGACGTGGCCATGCTGACGTCCCTGCGGATCGGCGCGCTCGACCTGACGGCGAACAGCCAGGGCCCGGCCGCCAGCCTCGTCCCGGAAGTGGCCGCCCTGGGCCTGCCCTTCCTGTTTTCCGACGCCGAGGCCGCCTACAGGGTGCTCAGCGGGCCCGTCGGCGAGAAGTTGAACAAGCGGTTTGCCGAGGTGGGAATCCTGGTCCTGGACTGGTGGGACAACGGGATCCGTCACATCACGAACTCGAAGCGGCCCATCAACATGCCGGCCGACCTCAAGGGGCTCAAGATCCGCACCCCGGCGGACCCGATGACCGTGGATATCTTCCAGGCCCTCGGTGCGGCCACCCAGCAGATCGCGTTCGGCGAGCTGTACGTTGCCCTCCAGCAGGGCGTCGTCGACGGCCAGGAGAACCCCCTTGCGAACATCGCCAGCAACAAGCTCTACGAGGTGAACCGGTACATCTCCCTCTCGGGCCACAAGTGGGAGTGCACCCCGTTCCTGATGTCGCAGGTCGCGGTGAAGAAGCTCAAGCCGGCCGAGCTCGAGATCGTCAAGGCGGCGGCGAAAGAGGCGGGGGTCCTCCAGCGACGGCTGATGGCCGAAACGGACAGGAAGCTGCTTGCCGAGTTCAAGGCGAACCCGAACATCGCCGTCAACCAGGCAAACCGGGAGGCGTTCCAGGCGGCGACGGCCGGCGTGGTCGAGAAGTGGAAGGCGAAACCCTTCGGCCCCTTTGTGACGGAGCTGGTGGCCGCGGCGAAGAAGAAGTGATCGGCTTATGACCGGTGATCACGGCGGGGGCCCGCCCGTCAAGGGGTCCGACGGCCGGCGCATCGCGCTGGCCGCAGCGGACGGCATGGATCGTTGCATCACGCGGCTGTGCCGTTTCATCGTCCTGGTGACGGGGATCGCGCTGACGGTTCTCCTCACCGGCAACGTCGTGGCGCGCTACGTGCTGGCGAGCGGCGGGATCGATGCCGCGCAGGAGCTCCCGGAGCTCCTGTTTCCATGGTTCATCGTCGCAGGGATCGCTCTGGCCGCGCAGGCCGGCGGCCATCTGGGGGTCGACTGGCTCTACGACCGGCTCGGGCCCCGCGGTCGTGTCTGGCTTTTGCATCTCGTCAACGCGGTCGTGATT from Syntrophaceae bacterium includes these protein-coding regions:
- a CDS encoding trypsin-like peptidase domain-containing protein; the protein is MGTRMIVVASVFLVALLLAVLFYRRLRESFSRRSLFFLGAVLACVSFAFAYSDYLLLRQAIEVSQKPSIVIRGPFYITILLTILFYRRLRKLLRRRVVLSIVLVLGVITSGFASYHFSALREYLSGSREYQFAKRVKNAAQRVVVKMTTPRQPAVYALSDQDLYRRAAPSVVLVSCPGKGYGTGFFYGSGGIVATNHHVLRGVESAEIVTQNGQRYPVHGIVAEDPAHDLILLATGIPPEEAPGLPVNPAAADPGDRVIVVSRHKVFTDAVAEGTVSPVPIAPWIGIRLASPLTYGASGSPVLNSRGEVVAVIWAGDQKDNRTGFAVPAAKLAALSVRHPYPLAQINVSEPLDTNILVTSSAPNAPAQR
- a CDS encoding TRAP transporter substrate-binding protein, which encodes MHLTLHKLPTWAVLLCAAVILTAFSGHAFAVTLTLGHGASPGNPRTIAAEAFAKMVAERTKGSVTIKIAGAEQLGSDVAMLTSLRIGALDLTANSQGPAASLVPEVAALGLPFLFSDAEAAYRVLSGPVGEKLNKRFAEVGILVLDWWDNGIRHITNSKRPINMPADLKGLKIRTPADPMTVDIFQALGAATQQIAFGELYVALQQGVVDGQENPLANIASNKLYEVNRYISLSGHKWECTPFLMSQVAVKKLKPAELEIVKAAAKEAGVLQRRLMAETDRKLLAEFKANPNIAVNQANREAFQAATAGVVEKWKAKPFGPFVTELVAAAKKK
- a CDS encoding TRAP transporter small permease codes for the protein MTGDHGGGPPVKGSDGRRIALAAADGMDRCITRLCRFIVLVTGIALTVLLTGNVVARYVLASGGIDAAQELPELLFPWFIVAGIALAAQAGGHLGVDWLYDRLGPRGRVWLLHLVNAVVIASYLTLCWQSLLLAENTWVQVSPVLKIPTSQGYLAVALGCLLLALAAACSSVRVALIGPERRFTLTYKET